A genomic segment from Candidatus Brocadia sinica JPN1 encodes:
- a CDS encoding ABC transporter permease, translating to MNRCVFAIAGNTGREIVRQTIFYLIGCGGILFILLSFSFTLFAFGEETRMIKEMGISTITICCLCLASLSAANTISKEIEKGTIMTLLSKPVDKGSVLFGKFLGILLAVSSVFVLMSLILTVSLCVKESLDCQAGVLTAFKRVGYLTVFQLIFAFLQVAIMCAIATAGSVYLPVIANLSCCMVIYVLGNVINSFQDMLYMNGDGTRWCLAFFGVFFPNLEEFSAVGVENKLGSLSIHHLVLLMIYAVLYTLFVLVLTFVLFNRKECR from the coding sequence ATGAACAGATGCGTATTTGCCATTGCAGGGAATACTGGAAGAGAAATTGTCCGGCAGACAATATTTTATTTGATTGGATGTGGCGGAATATTGTTTATATTACTCTCTTTTTCCTTTACTTTATTTGCTTTTGGTGAGGAAACGCGTATGATAAAGGAGATGGGGATATCAACGATCACGATTTGCTGTTTGTGTCTCGCATCGTTGAGCGCCGCAAATACGATATCCAAAGAAATAGAAAAAGGCACTATCATGACCTTGTTGTCCAAGCCCGTAGATAAGGGATCTGTTCTCTTTGGTAAATTTTTAGGGATACTGCTGGCTGTCTCGTCGGTATTTGTGTTGATGAGTCTTATCCTGACTGTTTCGTTGTGCGTAAAGGAGTCTCTCGATTGTCAGGCAGGCGTATTGACGGCATTTAAACGAGTAGGGTATTTAACGGTTTTTCAGCTGATATTTGCATTTTTGCAGGTTGCCATAATGTGTGCCATAGCAACAGCAGGCTCTGTATACCTGCCTGTGATAGCTAACCTGAGTTGTTGTATGGTTATCTACGTTCTTGGGAATGTTATAAATTCTTTCCAGGATATGCTTTATATGAATGGGGATGGAACCCGATGGTGTCTCGCGTTTTTTGGTGTATTTTTCCCAAATCTTGAGGAATTCAGCGCTGTTGGAGTGGAAAATAAGCTTGGGTCGTTGAGTATACATCACTTGGTATTGTTGATGATATACGCAGTGTTGTATACTCTGTTTGTTCTTGTATTAACATTCGTGCTTTTCAATCGTAAAGAATGTCGTTGA
- the serA gene encoding phosphoglycerate dehydrogenase, with the protein MQVLIADELPDICIEILEKAGIRALNKPGIKADELKTIMTNCDGIILRSGTKITASLLEKVEKLKAICRAGVGVDNVDVPAATKKGIVVMNTPEGNITSTAEHTVALLFSLSRFVPQACASVKAGKWERKKFTGIQIAGKTLGIIGLGRVGRQVAKRAVAVEMKVIGYDPFISPEITSQYSIHIAKNLRELLAQADYITIHVPFNSETKNLITQKEFSIMKPGVRIINCARGGILSEEDLYNAIKSGHVAGAALDVFDVEPPAGNKLLELDQVIATPHLGASTEEAQFAVAVEAAEQMADALTGKGFRNAVNLPPYNIEEFNTLKPYIALAEKMGSLLIQLAAGGIQSVDLVYTGEITKKNICLVTDSFMVGLLKPALEDGVNLVSAPHLIAERGIQVNITTSSGVSDFTSLISAKIKSANGETAISGTVFGKNEPRIVDINGYGVEAVLDEHMFILFGKDKPGLIGNIGRVLGDKKINIAHMTFGRRETGGNAITIINVDAAVPQDCIREIEQLDHIEEAYLIHL; encoded by the coding sequence ATGCAGGTTTTAATTGCAGATGAACTTCCAGACATATGCATTGAAATACTTGAAAAGGCCGGGATTAGAGCGTTAAACAAACCCGGCATAAAAGCAGATGAGTTAAAGACTATAATGACAAACTGCGATGGAATTATATTGCGCAGTGGGACAAAAATTACCGCATCTTTGCTGGAAAAAGTTGAGAAACTAAAAGCCATTTGCCGGGCCGGCGTTGGCGTTGATAACGTAGACGTGCCAGCAGCCACCAAAAAAGGCATTGTGGTCATGAATACGCCGGAAGGAAATATAACTTCAACTGCCGAACATACCGTGGCATTGCTCTTTTCCCTTTCACGTTTTGTCCCCCAAGCCTGCGCATCAGTAAAGGCGGGAAAGTGGGAAAGAAAGAAGTTTACCGGCATCCAAATTGCCGGAAAGACTCTTGGTATCATCGGACTTGGCCGGGTAGGAAGACAGGTTGCAAAACGCGCTGTTGCTGTAGAGATGAAGGTAATTGGTTACGACCCTTTCATCTCTCCTGAAATTACATCTCAATACAGCATACACATTGCAAAAAATCTTAGAGAATTACTCGCTCAAGCCGATTATATTACGATTCATGTCCCTTTTAACAGCGAGACAAAAAACCTTATTACACAAAAGGAATTTTCGATAATGAAACCGGGAGTTCGTATTATCAATTGTGCGCGGGGCGGAATTCTTTCCGAAGAAGATCTTTACAATGCCATAAAGAGCGGCCACGTTGCGGGGGCAGCCCTTGATGTATTTGACGTAGAACCACCCGCAGGCAATAAGCTCCTGGAACTAGACCAAGTAATTGCGACGCCGCACCTGGGGGCATCTACGGAAGAAGCTCAATTTGCTGTTGCTGTAGAAGCGGCGGAACAAATGGCCGACGCCCTTACGGGAAAGGGATTTCGAAATGCAGTAAACCTCCCCCCGTATAACATTGAAGAATTTAACACTCTGAAACCCTATATAGCATTGGCGGAAAAGATGGGTTCTCTCCTCATCCAACTCGCCGCCGGAGGTATTCAGTCTGTGGATCTCGTTTATACGGGAGAAATCACAAAGAAGAATATTTGCCTTGTTACGGATAGTTTCATGGTTGGATTGCTCAAGCCCGCCCTCGAAGATGGTGTAAACCTCGTCAGTGCGCCACATCTTATCGCAGAACGAGGTATCCAGGTCAATATTACCACCAGCAGTGGTGTGAGCGATTTCACGAGCCTCATTAGCGCAAAGATAAAAAGCGCTAACGGTGAAACTGCCATATCAGGGACGGTCTTCGGAAAAAATGAACCAAGGATTGTGGATATCAACGGGTACGGCGTCGAGGCAGTACTCGACGAACACATGTTTATCCTCTTTGGTAAGGATAAACCAGGTTTAATTGGAAATATTGGTCGAGTTCTTGGTGACAAAAAGATTAATATTGCCCACATGACGTTTGGCCGGAGGGAGACCGGTGGTAATGCCATCACGATTATAAACGTAGATGCCGCAGTACCTCAAGACTGCATCAGGGAGATAGAACAACTTGACCACATAGAGGAGGCATATTTAATACACCTTTAA
- a CDS encoding metallophosphoesterase family protein: MIYGVIGDVHSNYEALTAVVNELREERVDKILCTGDIIGYAAEPIKCIDLIRELNCIVVAGNHDYAAVGKFPADYFHNDARAAILWTAKYLTAEYVEFLKNLPLVIELNDITLVHASLNHPEFFDYITTGVDAQLNLDILRTQICFYGHSHVPLAIFGENGSLRVDRGGVFDLNNVEKALINVGSVGQPRDWDIRASYAIYDDEKKVAQIKRAKYNIHDAVNKIYMAGLPEINALRLMG, translated from the coding sequence TTGATATATGGAGTAATAGGGGACGTACATAGTAACTATGAAGCATTAACGGCAGTTGTTAATGAATTGCGAGAGGAGCGCGTTGATAAAATATTGTGTACGGGAGATATTATCGGTTATGCCGCCGAACCGATAAAATGTATAGACTTAATACGCGAATTAAACTGTATTGTCGTGGCGGGAAACCATGACTATGCAGCGGTGGGAAAATTTCCAGCAGATTATTTCCATAACGATGCAAGGGCAGCAATTTTGTGGACGGCAAAGTATCTCACGGCTGAGTATGTAGAATTCCTGAAAAATTTGCCTTTAGTTATAGAGCTAAACGATATTACCCTTGTGCATGCCTCTTTGAATCACCCGGAATTTTTTGATTATATTACAACTGGGGTTGATGCACAACTTAATTTAGATATCCTAAGAACACAGATTTGTTTTTATGGGCATAGCCATGTTCCTTTAGCCATTTTTGGAGAGAATGGAAGCCTTCGTGTGGATAGAGGGGGTGTTTTTGATTTAAATAACGTCGAGAAGGCGCTTATCAATGTGGGAAGTGTAGGACAACCACGAGATTGGGACATTAGGGCATCTTATGCTATTTATGATGATGAAAAAAAGGTTGCACAGATTAAACGCGCTAAATATAATATCCACGATGCTGTAAATAAAATCTATATGGCAGGGTTACCGGAAATAAACGCCTTGCGCCTCATGGGATAA
- a CDS encoding SPFH domain-containing protein: protein MDKYFKPKTTHYHIYRKAIITLIIIGIIIGGIYGGRELSWKEIAADEVAVIVNNLTGGIKLINRAGAVLYYPFIQDIYVLDKREQVLKMTSAEIDEKHPQGNPLTVKSIDGGDVVLDLQIQYMLNPDYAVHVVQNTGVGDVFKQKWLYDYARTICYYCYGELTLDEFPIASKRDVKAQKARDEINKMLEPHGFLVTSINLSDYRYYREYAEKIQERRLADKEVEEQKTRASAARENQRKVVVEETKKLEVEVARFRGECDKRIMDARGSAEAKKQDADAYLIRARFEADAEYERLAKDAEAILATLKTEAEGVRLLRNALEGEGDGGRNLVRLEYAKRLKQAIIRSTPIIRQGVETPQSIQRFKYIEDAPKIDYMFPEPPDAALVSPLKPGPDKSP from the coding sequence ATGGATAAGTATTTTAAGCCAAAAACCACGCATTACCATATTTACAGAAAAGCAATCATAACATTGATTATTATCGGCATAATAATTGGTGGGATATATGGTGGAAGGGAATTAAGCTGGAAAGAGATCGCCGCTGACGAAGTAGCTGTAATTGTAAACAATCTTACCGGTGGTATTAAATTAATAAACAGGGCTGGCGCCGTCCTTTATTACCCATTCATTCAGGATATTTACGTATTAGATAAACGCGAACAGGTTTTAAAAATGACCTCAGCCGAAATTGACGAAAAACATCCGCAGGGCAACCCATTAACGGTTAAATCAATTGATGGCGGTGATGTAGTATTAGATTTACAAATACAGTACATGTTAAACCCCGATTATGCTGTACACGTTGTCCAGAACACCGGAGTGGGAGATGTCTTTAAACAAAAATGGCTTTACGATTATGCTCGAACCATTTGTTATTATTGTTATGGGGAATTAACACTGGACGAGTTTCCGATCGCTTCCAAACGTGACGTCAAGGCGCAAAAGGCACGGGACGAGATTAACAAGATGTTGGAACCCCATGGTTTTTTGGTAACATCCATAAACTTAAGCGACTATCGTTATTATAGGGAATATGCTGAAAAGATCCAGGAACGAAGATTAGCCGACAAAGAGGTTGAAGAACAAAAAACCAGGGCTTCCGCTGCAAGAGAAAACCAGCGAAAGGTTGTTGTTGAGGAAACGAAAAAGCTGGAAGTAGAAGTAGCAAGATTTCGGGGGGAATGCGATAAACGCATTATGGATGCAAGGGGTAGTGCAGAGGCCAAAAAACAGGATGCCGATGCATATCTTATCCGAGCAAGGTTTGAAGCTGATGCTGAGTATGAAAGGCTTGCAAAAGATGCGGAAGCAATTCTTGCTACACTAAAGACTGAAGCAGAAGGTGTCCGCTTATTACGCAACGCACTAGAGGGAGAAGGAGATGGGGGAAGGAATTTGGTAAGATTGGAATATGCCAAACGTCTAAAACAGGCAATTATCAGAAGTACCCCAATTATCAGGCAGGGTGTTGAAACACCGCAAAGCATACAGAGATTTAAATATATTGAAGATGCCCCCAAGATCGATTATATGTTCCCAGAACCTCCAGATGCAGCATTGGTTAGTCCGTTAAAGCCTGGGCCGGACAAATCTCCATGA
- a CDS encoding formylglycine-generating enzyme family protein yields MKKGFTMLFILFWGILLAGELKAEEEKYPDMVYVPSGEFVMGDNTRYNWTFLLAYNIYDGPEHTVYLDSFYIDIYEVTNEQYKKFVEETGYHRPNCWNDARFNRPNYPVVGVTWEDAAAYAKWAGKRLPTEAEWEKAARGTDKRLWPWGNKFDKEKCTVWESDYREGGLRGTTPVGKYEKSKSPYGCFDMAGNAWEWCADYYDQNYYSVSPPKNPSGPDSGLQRVIRGGSFLYFGHYARCAARYRVPWYAQSPQIGFRCAKTAEK; encoded by the coding sequence ATGAAAAAAGGTTTTACAATGTTGTTTATACTATTTTGGGGTATTCTTTTAGCAGGCGAACTGAAGGCAGAGGAAGAGAAGTATCCAGACATGGTCTATGTGCCATCTGGCGAATTCGTTATGGGTGACAATACGCGGTATAATTGGACTTTCCTGCTGGCGTATAATATTTATGATGGACCGGAACATACGGTCTATTTGGACAGCTTTTATATTGATATATACGAAGTGACCAATGAACAGTATAAAAAATTCGTTGAGGAGACTGGATACCATAGACCAAATTGCTGGAATGATGCCCGGTTCAATCGGCCAAATTATCCTGTTGTAGGCGTTACCTGGGAGGATGCTGCTGCATATGCAAAATGGGCCGGGAAAAGGTTGCCAACTGAAGCCGAATGGGAAAAAGCGGCACGAGGCACGGACAAGCGTTTATGGCCGTGGGGAAATAAATTTGATAAAGAGAAATGCACTGTGTGGGAATCTGATTACAGAGAGGGTGGTCTGAGAGGGACAACCCCTGTGGGAAAATATGAGAAATCGAAAAGCCCCTATGGATGTTTCGACATGGCTGGAAATGCCTGGGAATGGTGTGCAGACTATTATGATCAAAATTATTATTCTGTATCCCCGCCCAAAAATCCTTCTGGCCCAGATTCTGGCTTACAGAGGGTTATTCGCGGGGGCAGTTTTCTTTACTTCGGACATTATGCGCGATGTGCCGCCCGTTATCGGGTGCCATGGTATGCGCAAAGTCCACAAATTGGATTTCGCTGCGCAAAAACGGCTGAAAAATAA
- a CDS encoding CTP synthase yields the protein MTKHIFVTGGVVSSLGKGLNSASIGMLLESRGLKVRLQKFDPYVNIDPGTMSPYEHGEVYVTDDGAETDLDLGHYERFTNSKTNRYCNFTTGSIYYSVIMKERKGEYLGKTVQVIPHITNEIIECIRKLDGPDTDVVISEIGGIVGDIENQPFLEAIRQFGQKAGRENVLYIHLTLVPFLSAAEEIKTKPTQHSVGMLRQAGIQPDIIICRTEKHLGAEVKEKLSLFCNVDKNAIIEERDVKPYLYEIPLILVDQGLDTFIVQKLGLKTNGNNIDKWLSILEILKNPSQATEIAIVGKYIAHQSAYESIYESLIHGGIGNNARVRVRRVESEEIEKNGVKAHLEGVKGILVPGGFGVRGVEGKIEAIRYARENKIPFFGICLGMQCAAIEFARNVCKLWGANSTEFDMNTPHPVISLLEEQRTVVGKGGTMRLGAQPCVLQPGTKAFQAYGSREISERHRHRYEFNNRYSEMFEAKGVVFSGHTPNEQLVEIMELKEHPWFVCVQFHPEFKSKPTNPHPLFREFIRASLDH from the coding sequence TTGTTACGGGTGGTGTGGTTTCTTCTCTCGGTAAAGGGCTTAATTCTGCATCCATCGGGATGTTGTTGGAGAGCAGGGGGCTTAAAGTAAGGCTTCAAAAGTTTGATCCCTATGTAAATATCGACCCTGGGACGATGAGTCCGTATGAACATGGGGAGGTATATGTAACTGATGATGGCGCTGAGACGGACCTGGATCTGGGACATTACGAGCGGTTCACCAACAGTAAGACGAACCGGTACTGTAATTTTACGACAGGTTCAATTTATTATTCTGTTATTATGAAGGAACGCAAGGGGGAGTATTTAGGCAAGACGGTTCAGGTAATTCCCCATATCACCAATGAAATTATAGAATGTATCCGGAAACTGGATGGACCTGATACGGATGTGGTTATATCCGAAATCGGGGGTATTGTGGGAGACATAGAAAACCAGCCATTCCTGGAAGCTATCAGGCAGTTTGGCCAAAAGGCGGGCAGGGAAAATGTGCTCTATATTCACCTAACCCTTGTTCCCTTCTTAAGTGCCGCTGAGGAGATAAAGACGAAACCAACTCAGCATAGCGTTGGTATGTTGCGGCAGGCGGGCATTCAGCCCGATATCATCATATGCAGGACGGAAAAACATCTTGGCGCAGAGGTAAAGGAAAAATTATCCCTGTTTTGCAATGTGGACAAAAATGCGATCATTGAAGAGCGGGATGTGAAGCCTTATCTTTATGAGATACCGCTGATCCTTGTTGATCAGGGTTTAGACACATTTATCGTGCAGAAATTGGGGTTAAAAACAAACGGTAATAATATCGACAAGTGGTTGTCAATACTGGAAATACTGAAAAATCCAAGTCAGGCGACAGAGATTGCAATTGTGGGAAAATATATAGCTCATCAATCAGCCTATGAGTCTATTTATGAATCCCTTATCCATGGTGGAATAGGGAACAATGCGCGGGTGCGGGTGCGCAGAGTGGAATCCGAGGAGATCGAAAAAAATGGCGTCAAAGCGCATCTTGAAGGGGTGAAGGGTATCCTTGTGCCGGGAGGGTTTGGTGTGCGTGGTGTTGAGGGTAAGATCGAGGCGATACGGTATGCACGGGAAAACAAGATACCTTTCTTTGGTATTTGTCTTGGAATGCAGTGTGCGGCAATTGAGTTTGCAAGGAATGTATGCAAGCTTTGGGGGGCAAACAGCACGGAATTTGATATGAACACACCTCACCCTGTAATCAGTTTATTGGAAGAACAACGAACGGTGGTTGGTAAGGGGGGGACGATGAGGTTGGGTGCGCAACCTTGTGTCCTTCAGCCAGGCACAAAGGCTTTTCAGGCATATGGGAGTCGGGAGATATCAGAACGGCATCGCCACCGATATGAATTTAACAACAGATATTCGGAGATGTTTGAGGCTAAAGGTGTGGTTTTTAGCGGACACACGCCGAACGAGCAATTAGTGGAGATCATGGAACTCAAAGAGCACCCCTGGTTTGTTTGTGTACAGTTTCATCCGGAATTTAAGTCAAAGCCTACGAATCCTCATCCTCTATTCAGGGAATTTATACGGGCATCCCTGGATCATTGA
- a CDS encoding ParB/RepB/Spo0J family partition protein, producing the protein MSKKEKLSRSLQSLLGGVIGIEADGGQDVIVRLNPEDIQPNDLQPRDLFNEEEMRGLVESVRKHGILQPVIVRPLPHGYMLIAGERRWRAAKQLGLKEIPAIVRHADGANILEIALIENIQREDLNPIEKAKGFEELIARFGLTQEQVAKAMGKDRSSVTNYLRLLDLPQKIQDDVSRGTLTMGHARALLAIQDKEVQIQLYERIAEEGLSVREIEEMVSAEKKRAKLNPTATKRPSTPHIEDLEDRFRRFLGTKVTIKERNGRGRIMIAFHTNEEFSRIANTLGIQL; encoded by the coding sequence ATGTCTAAAAAGGAAAAACTCAGCCGCAGCCTGCAATCACTCCTTGGCGGAGTTATTGGCATAGAAGCCGACGGAGGACAAGACGTAATCGTACGACTTAATCCCGAAGATATTCAACCCAACGATCTTCAGCCGCGCGACCTCTTCAACGAAGAAGAGATGCGGGGACTTGTGGAATCCGTCAGAAAACACGGCATTTTACAACCAGTCATCGTAAGACCACTCCCACACGGATACATGCTCATTGCGGGAGAACGACGCTGGCGGGCGGCAAAACAACTTGGGCTGAAAGAGATACCCGCAATCGTCCGGCATGCCGATGGTGCAAATATTCTGGAAATCGCCTTGATAGAAAACATCCAAAGGGAAGATCTCAATCCCATCGAAAAGGCCAAAGGATTCGAAGAACTGATCGCCAGGTTCGGACTTACCCAGGAACAGGTCGCAAAGGCCATGGGAAAAGACCGCAGCTCTGTAACCAATTATCTCCGGCTACTGGACTTGCCACAAAAAATCCAGGATGATGTTTCACGTGGAACATTAACCATGGGACATGCACGGGCATTATTAGCCATTCAGGACAAGGAAGTACAGATACAGCTCTATGAACGCATAGCCGAGGAAGGGTTATCGGTTCGGGAGATAGAAGAGATGGTTTCGGCAGAAAAAAAACGGGCCAAACTCAACCCTACTGCTACAAAAAGGCCATCTACCCCCCACATCGAAGATCTGGAAGACCGATTCCGAAGGTTTTTGGGGACAAAGGTTACCATCAAAGAAAGGAATGGCAGGGGGAGGATTATGATTGCATTTCATACCAACGAGGAATTTAGTCGGATTGCAAACACCCTGGGGATTCAGCTTTAA
- a CDS encoding SPFH domain-containing protein codes for MHIGKITAKYIIPIGIVAFIAAFVIGIKFFVIKVGVDQVGVRTIIWGVKRGIVQKDYGPGWHRAVTAIDQWDLYDSTVQTLELAKEPSRLGHDERKEAAIRTADDYDVSADIIVKYQIKRGEAWQLRQDIGVGERYKIIVENETRDIARSVLGKMVERDLYNPEEKRKRAAEFKIQLTERLVPRHVDIIDVLILELRFDPQLERKIKNIKLAELDNVLNKSKALAAEQRGITQTIDADTEAIAQKITGDKERSITVLDAETTKKTIELLAEADKYLIQKKAEGDLYKQQRKADGNLLIKQSQAEGERLRREAISGMGGDIIVALEAARNVNLADVNISSLDINLLDVDDMATRLGVSDIKGKLRVDTKTFKQIQEMLNQPRGTDTGKTK; via the coding sequence ATGCACATAGGCAAGATTACCGCAAAATATATAATTCCTATTGGAATCGTCGCATTTATTGCAGCGTTTGTCATTGGTATAAAATTCTTTGTTATTAAAGTAGGCGTCGATCAAGTTGGTGTAAGAACAATCATATGGGGTGTAAAACGAGGTATCGTGCAGAAGGATTACGGACCAGGATGGCACAGGGCAGTTACTGCTATTGATCAATGGGATCTTTATGACAGCACAGTACAAACACTCGAACTTGCCAAAGAGCCTTCCCGCCTGGGACACGACGAGCGGAAGGAAGCTGCTATCAGAACCGCAGATGATTACGATGTCTCAGCCGATATAATCGTTAAATATCAAATTAAAAGAGGAGAGGCGTGGCAACTGCGTCAGGATATAGGCGTTGGAGAACGGTACAAGATCATCGTAGAAAATGAGACACGCGATATCGCCAGAAGTGTGCTCGGTAAAATGGTGGAACGAGATTTGTACAATCCGGAAGAAAAACGTAAGAGGGCAGCAGAATTTAAAATACAGCTTACGGAGAGACTAGTTCCCCGCCATGTTGACATAATTGATGTGCTCATTTTAGAATTGCGATTTGACCCGCAACTGGAAAGAAAGATTAAAAACATCAAATTAGCTGAACTTGATAACGTTCTGAACAAATCAAAGGCGCTTGCTGCCGAACAAAGAGGTATTACTCAAACGATCGATGCGGACACAGAAGCCATTGCCCAAAAGATTACCGGTGATAAGGAGAGATCAATCACCGTACTTGATGCCGAAACCACAAAAAAGACAATAGAACTTCTCGCCGAGGCAGACAAATATTTAATACAGAAGAAGGCAGAAGGCGACCTTTACAAGCAGCAACGGAAAGCAGACGGAAATCTTTTAATTAAACAATCGCAGGCAGAGGGAGAACGGTTGCGAAGAGAGGCAATTTCAGGCATGGGCGGAGACATTATTGTAGCACTGGAAGCAGCCCGCAATGTCAACCTTGCAGATGTGAATATATCAAGTCTTGATATAAATCTTCTCGATGTCGATGATATGGCCACACGATTGGGGGTTTCAGATATCAAAGGAAAGCTTCGTGTAGATACAAAGACGTTCAAACAAATCCAGGAAATGTTAAACCAGCCGAGGGGCACGGACACAGGAAAAACCAAATAA
- a CDS encoding carbonic anhydrase, whose protein sequence is MQKFSKEKAAERPADSPAEVGNARKQKHIGLKMGLFIVKKNGMAICLAFTAFLAIPIGCASNKTSSSDLLVDNQQIAIAVQPAAARSDCDTLVITCIDYRFAVANQKFINDTLGLKDNYDHISIPGSIYNLVNPETRALLFSKFALSVRLHLINRVVVISHRDCGAYGGSASFGSEIAEFETHTADLRKARMLLIEKYPTLQVDLFLESLVQEGGETKVHFEKVL, encoded by the coding sequence ATGCAAAAATTTTCAAAAGAAAAGGCAGCCGAGAGGCCGGCAGACAGCCCGGCAGAAGTAGGAAATGCACGCAAACAAAAGCACATCGGTTTAAAAATGGGTCTTTTTATTGTTAAAAAAAATGGGATGGCAATTTGTCTTGCTTTTACTGCATTTTTAGCAATCCCTATTGGTTGTGCATCTAATAAAACATCTTCATCTGACCTCTTGGTGGATAATCAACAGATAGCTATCGCAGTACAACCAGCGGCAGCAAGATCTGATTGTGATACCTTAGTAATTACCTGTATTGACTATCGCTTTGCCGTTGCAAACCAGAAGTTTATAAATGATACGTTAGGACTGAAGGACAATTATGACCATATTTCTATACCAGGAAGTATTTATAACCTTGTAAACCCGGAAACACGGGCGCTGCTTTTTAGCAAATTTGCTCTCTCCGTAAGACTTCATCTCATAAACCGGGTTGTAGTTATTAGCCACAGGGATTGCGGCGCATATGGTGGTTCGGCATCTTTTGGATCAGAAATTGCTGAATTCGAAACTCACACAGCCGATTTAAGAAAAGCAAGGATGCTATTGATAGAAAAATACCCCACTCTTCAAGTGGATTTATTTTTAGAATCTTTAGTGCAAGAAGGAGGGGAAACGAAGGTTCATTTCGAGAAAGTACTATAA
- a CDS encoding carbonic anhydrase — protein sequence MQKNLRNCCFITALLLSCIVTLSTTNTSLATDESTDEIQTHKTVKYSTFFDKKTHWCDALVITCTDFRFTTATQEFINNRLGLKGNYDYISIPGSIRNLLDSRTRNLVLNTFGVSVRLHHVKRVVILGHQDCSIGYGGSKNFSEPLVEYKTICKDLKKARRLMRLRFPHLKVYLYYATVLSKDHQRIYNFKQIL from the coding sequence ATGCAAAAGAATCTACGAAACTGTTGTTTTATCACTGCCCTGCTACTGTCATGTATCGTGACTCTATCAACAACAAATACCTCTCTGGCAACTGATGAGTCAACTGATGAAATACAAACACACAAAACCGTAAAGTATTCAACGTTTTTTGACAAAAAAACCCACTGGTGTGATGCGTTAGTAATTACTTGCACTGATTTTCGGTTCACAACAGCAACACAAGAATTTATAAATAACCGATTAGGATTAAAGGGTAATTATGACTACATATCTATCCCGGGTTCTATACGTAATTTGCTTGATTCAAGGACGAGAAACCTTGTTTTAAACACCTTTGGTGTTTCTGTCCGTTTACATCACGTAAAGCGTGTGGTTATTCTAGGGCATCAAGACTGCAGTATCGGCTATGGAGGATCTAAAAACTTCTCAGAACCACTCGTTGAGTATAAAACCATTTGCAAAGATTTAAAAAAGGCGCGAAGACTCATGAGGTTAAGATTTCCACATCTAAAAGTATATTTATATTATGCCACGGTACTGTCCAAAGACCATCAACGCATATACAATTTTAAGCAAATATTGTGA